Genomic DNA from Candidatus Caldatribacterium sp.:
CGATGGTCCCCTTTTTCGGGAGGGAAAAGACAACCTCTCCTCCTGCACCCTCGAGCTCTTTCTCGTTGGGGAGGAAGTAGTCGAAAAAGGGGAGGAGGTTTCGGATTTCCTCGCGTACCTTCTCCGTCCAGCCCTCGGTGGGCCATCCGGTGTCAAAAAGGAGCGTCAGATTGCGTTTCCCCCGGAGGGTCTCCAAGGTCCTTTGGAGGCTTTCGGTCCGGAGTCGAGGCGAGAGGAAGTACCCGCAGAGGAGGAGGAAATCCCCATCCTCAAGGTGTGGAGAGATGATTTCAAGATGCTCTTCCGCAAGACACCCCTGAGCCCCAAGGTCGGTGAGGAAACTCCGCTCCTTGGTTCTCTCGTTTGTCACCCCTATGGAGATGGCCGTCTGGTACCCGGGGACGGCAAAAAGAAAATCGGTCCGAACCGAAGCCCGGGCAAACTGCGCCTTGAGGTTTTCCCCAAGGGAGTCCTCACCCACGGTGGCAACGATAAAGGTCGGCATTCCCAGCGCCCCAAGGGCTAAAGAGGCGTTGCTTGCCGCTCCCCCGGGGCGCATGACGTACCCGGGGATGAGGATTTCCGTCCCCCACTCGGGGTAGTCAGGAATTCCCCCAAGAACAAGGTCAAGGCTCACATTGCCCACCACGAAAACCTTAGGCATTCCTACTCCCTCACGGTTGTCTTTTGAATGAGGAAAGTCTTCCCCGGCTCGATTCCCTTGTCCTCCGCAAGGGTATAGGCAAAAAGCATGAGAGGAATAACGGCTAAGGCAGGGGCAAAGAATTCATTTGGAAAGTGGAGGGGAAGGACCTCAACGTTGTACCGGAGCTTCTCTCCCTGCCCGATAACGAGCACCCCGACTCCCCGCTCGGCAAGCTCTTCCGCAAGACGCAGGAGAATTTCCTGGGTCTTTCCGGGGAGAGCAAGGATAACGGCAAGCATGGTTTTTGTGGCAAGCTCCAGAGGACCGTGCCGGAACTGGCCCCCGGAGAAGCTCAAGAATGTCTCTTTCGCGCACTCGTACATGAGGAGGCACCCATGCCAGGCGGAGGCAAGGGCAGGTCCTCGGGCAATGATGACTTTTGTTTCGGCGTTTCGGGCAAACTCGAGAGCCCCAAGAATTTTCTTCGTCCACTCTGGAGCGCTCGCAATGAGGCGTTCGGCCTCTTCGGCAAGGAGCTCAAGGTCTAAGGAGGCGTGGAGGAAAGCTTCTCTTTCCCCTGTTTGGGCAAGAGCCCAGAGGTTGAGGGTCACAAGGGTTGCGGTGTGGGTTTTCGTGGAGGTCACCGCGTACTCGGTTCCGCTCAGGATATCGAAGGTTTTATCCGCCTTTTGGGCAAGGGTGCTCTTCAGGGAAGACGTGAAGGCAAGAATCCGGGGGCGGGAGGAGAGACGGTTCAGAATTTCGAGAACCTCGTAGGATTCCCCCGACTGGGAGACAAGAACAAGGGTATCTCCGTTTTTGACCCCCGGAAGCCCATAGTGGAGGAGCTCCGAGGCATCGGTGAAGACGACCGGAAACCCCCGGGAGAGGAGGTGGAGGTACGCCGGATAGGCGGCAAAAAGGGAACTCCCCATCCCCGTGAGGTAGATGGTTCCTGAGTGGTCATCTCGCCAGGATGCAAAGGTTTCTTCGTTCACGTACGTTCGGGCGATACGCCGGAAGACCTCGGGTTGCTCGCTGATTTCCCGGTAGAGCTGGTTCATTCCCTTCCCTCATTTCCTGGCAAGCTCTATGGCCTTTGTCCCCTTGGCAAGAACCCCCCGCAGGGCGTACCCGTATTTGGCGATATCCTGCTTGATGTCCTCGGGCTGTCCCTCAGGGGAGGTGTACCGGGCTTCGTACACGTAGACGGTAACGTTTTTCCCCTCGGCGAACTCGGGGATTTCCTCGTTGACGTTCTCGAGGAGATTCACCCGCCGGAAATCGCCCTTTCCAAAGCGAAGGACAAAGAAGGGTTGCCTTGTGGAGAGGTCAATGGCCACAGGATCAGTAACGTAGGTGTACTTGTCGTAGTCCGTGGAGGCCTGGACGAAGATGAGGCCACTGTCCCCTTCCGCTTCGAGTTCAATGCGGACCTGGGGCATTCCGTCGACTTTGAAGATTTCCATTTTCCTGATTCGAACCTTTTCCATCGCTCCGAAAGCGGCGTTTCCCAGAAGGACGAGAATGGAAACGATGACAAGGATTGGAACGAATCTGCGCATCATCTCACCCCTTCTTCGGTTTCTCCTTGTCTTGTACTCGGTTCATTGGGCAATTGTTCCCTCAGGGGAGATGGGGCCAGGGATTGACCACTTTTCCGTACCGGCGAACTTCGTAGTGGAGGTGCGGACCGGTGCTCCGGCCGGTGCTCCCAATCTCCCCGATTTTCTGCGCCTTTTTCACCCGATCCCCGACGTTGACGAGGATTCTCGAGAGGTGACCGTAAACCGTCTCAAAACCGAAATCGTGGCGGATGATGATGCATTTTCCATAATTCCCATTCCATCCTGTGAAGACCACCCGGCCTTCGGCTGCAGCAACGAC
This window encodes:
- a CDS encoding carbohydrate kinase family protein, with the protein product MPKVFVVGNVSLDLVLGGIPDYPEWGTEILIPGYVMRPGGAASNASLALGALGMPTFIVATVGEDSLGENLKAQFARASVRTDFLFAVPGYQTAISIGVTNERTKERSFLTDLGAQGCLAEEHLEIISPHLEDGDFLLLCGYFLSPRLRTESLQRTLETLRGKRNLTLLFDTGWPTEGWTEKVREEIRNLLPFFDYFLPNEKELEGAGGEVVFSLPKKGTIVKEGKRGCTAHTKDGVFSVPTIDVPVTDTIGAGDYFNAGFIFGLARGYPLPLALRCANLVASLNISLSSSRDRLVTEEMLAKLLTEEAGV
- a CDS encoding M23 family metallopeptidase is translated as MAAPTGRSVVAAAEGRVVFTGWNGNYGKCIIIRHDFGFETVYGHLSRILVNVGDRVKKAQKIGEIGSTGRSTGPHLHYEVRRYGKVVNPWPHLP
- a CDS encoding SIS domain-containing protein → MNQLYREISEQPEVFRRIARTYVNEETFASWRDDHSGTIYLTGMGSSLFAAYPAYLHLLSRGFPVVFTDASELLHYGLPGVKNGDTLVLVSQSGESYEVLEILNRLSSRPRILAFTSSLKSTLAQKADKTFDILSGTEYAVTSTKTHTATLVTLNLWALAQTGEREAFLHASLDLELLAEEAERLIASAPEWTKKILGALEFARNAETKVIIARGPALASAWHGCLLMYECAKETFLSFSGGQFRHGPLELATKTMLAVILALPGKTQEILLRLAEELAERGVGVLVIGQGEKLRYNVEVLPLHFPNEFFAPALAVIPLMLFAYTLAEDKGIEPGKTFLIQKTTVRE